The genomic window ACGATAACCCAAAACCGTTGCGCCCGATACAACAAAGAGTCCAATGCTAGGGCAAACAACACAAGCATGCCaaaaaaacaaaagagaaagaagagagaaaATAAAGTTAATAGCATCGGATCGACAAAAACGACGATAACCCAAAACCGTTGCGCCCACCGGAGATGTACCACCTCGCTCCAGACACCTCGAACCTccgcataccaagcaacaccttcaggaaggaacacgacaacgacgacgctgctgcccggacaggtcctagggtttcccccggtacacggagGGGCGTGGGGAAGGGGAAgatccgacgcccttcaggaaggaacaatggcgcccacgggcgtcaccgcgtcggtgccggcAAGCCGGCCCGGATTTCTCCCATCCGCCAAACACCCACAACCCCGAACGGTCCGACGCGCTCCACCAGACAAGCCACCCACGAACGTGTGCCACCacgatcttgccatcatcaccgccGCCTCACCGTGGTCATCGAAGCGAGACCGACGAGAACGAGAGGGAGCAGCCGGGAACAAGGAACGATAGCGAGAGCAACCACGCCGGAGGAGAGAACCTCCACTGCCATCGGCGGTCACCGACCGGACGCGGCAAGGGGAGCGTACCAGGACGCGGCGGCGCGTCCTTCCCGACGAGGTTTGACCGGTATAAGGGCCACCCTCAGTTTGGCCTTCGAGCCTTCAAATATATGGATCTCGGGTGTGGGTTCTCGGTGCCCTTTAAAATATTTAGGGGTCGGACCACTTTTACTGGATCTGTTATATGGACACTTTTTTCGATCAAAACCTTAAAACCTGAAATTTTTAAGGGTTTGACAGCTTTTAAGGAGTCTGCTAGAGATGCCCTTACACAAACTCCAAAGAGCATACATAACATGACGACCTTGCTTAATTTTTTCTCCTTTGCAAATCAAGGCTGGCGATGTTCAGGTTCCACCATTCCTCGTGGGAGGAGAAATTCGGAGCAAAATTGTGAGTAATAAATAGCCAAACGACAATGATGCCCTAAACTCCGTAATAGATATGCAAACAAATATAAATTAGACTTTCAGTTCAAAAGATATAATGAAATTCAAACTTGTCATTCTTTATGCTCAAACAATGACATGTTCGAACCATTGTCTGTAGCATCCTGGATTAGACCAAACATCATTTTTGGAAATCTTGGGTCGGTCACTTACAAGGGGTACGAAAGATTTTCAGCAAGAGCTCACAAGGCAGCATCTAAGGCTCCCTTGCTTATTAAAAATAAATGCACAAACTCCACATACAGTTCAACACAGAAATCAAGCATCATTCTTTTAGCAACTCATTGGAAATTGTTGAGCCTCCTGCAGTTCTTCCTGATCTCCCCTTGTGACCCAGTGAGTGGCGAGATGTTGCCCATGTTCACCATTGACTGGGCAAAGTGCTGGAAGAAGAGATGCACATCATTTGCATATGCCTTCACAAGCGCCGCCGTCTCGGCACTCTTGGTGAGCAGGACCTCGTCGGAGCTGAGAAGACCCCTGCCGGCCAGGATGTTCTTGAAGTAGAAGTTGTCGAACTTGGTCGAGGTGACCACGTCCAGCGGGAAGAGGTTGTCATCGCCACCAGAGCGCGGGCACCCCTGCCTCAGCTGAGCCGCGTAGGACACATCCAGCGTGTTGTCGGCCATGCCGTTACCTGACTGGTTGTACAACCTCTGCCTGAAGCTGGTGCAGCGGGACAAGCCGATGGTGTGGCCGCCTGAGAGGGCGACAACGTCGACGATGTTGAGGCCGAGGCGCTTGAACTTAGTGATGATGGTGGGAAGGGTGTTGTTTGGTGCAGGGATGTCATTGTTGGAGCCCTGGATGCTTGCGCCTAGAGAGTCCCTCCGCCCGAGTGGCACTTCCCAGTAAGGGCCACCGACCTGCAGTTTTGTTTGGACCCAAAAGAGTCACGCACATGGTTTTTTGTTGTTGTTCGTTTTCACTCGGGATCCTTTGTTGTTTCATGTTTCTAAGCAGAATCACTAGTAGTGTTACTTACGAGGATGGTGGAGTCGCGTGCGGCGAGGGCGaggatgtcggcgcaggagacggtgCCGGGGCAGGCGGTCTCAAGGGCGACCTTGATCTCATCGACGACCTCGAATCCCCTGATGGAGTTCTTGTTGGGGTTGGACCCCTTCTCACTCACGATGTTTGTGCTGTTGTCCAGCAGTACAGAAGCGTCGCAACCCTACACCCAAAGCAAAGAAAAATATTGTCGGAAGATGTTCTTTTAATGAGGCAAAAGGCTCATTATTTTCATTGGTTAGCGAGAAGCTTTTAGAACATAAAACTCGTGTAAAGCCACCGGATGACGAGAGATATATATTGTGGGAAAATGTTGGTGAAATAAGATAAAGTCCAAATATAGCAAGGAAAATTGTAGGTTAAAGCTCTTCATGTTGAGCAATGAGTTGGAACAATTAAATGCAGTAACAACTAGAAATAAATAAGATAAGATGCTTTAACCTACAAATCGTCGTAGCTTTGTTGAAGCATGAAGTGTAAAGAACACTGCTACACATGTAAAAAAAATGAACACTGCTACTACAGCCTAGAGGAATTGAGTAGAGCAGATATTATACCTTGACAAAGCAGTCATGGAAATGCAGCCTGACGAGGGACGCCGCCATCCTGGTCTCCCTGGCGACGGCCTGCGCCACAATGGAATGCACGATCTCCTTTGCCTTGGGGCACGAGTGATCGTAGAAGTGTGGGAACAAACCGCCGTAGCCCGGATTGCCGAGGACAGCGCCGGCGAGGAGCAACGGTGACATGAGGCAGAGCACAGCCAGGCAAACCATGGAGGTCGCCATGGATTATGGATGCAGGCAAAACTAATTTGCCCTGCACTATACTACGTTGCAAGTGACGAGATAAGAGAGCTGCTAGCTTGCTGGCTTCTGCTTCTCTTGTTGTGGGTGGTGAGATGAGGCGGGCATGGCCTTGTTTATATAGTCGTGGGATATGGAAAGGAAAGTGGTGTGGACTGTGGAGTGGTTCGGGACGGTGTGCGCCAGCTGAGTTGTTCAAAAATAATCGACCGTAGCTAGTCACTGGcctatggccgtatgcatcattctgatgcagaggccggggaattcCCTCTTTTCGAAAAAAAAGCTACTCACTGGCCTTGGCAATAATTCCTTCATCCAAAAGGCTTCAAGCTTGGTCCGCCCCAAGCCAACGCCTAGTGTTAACGTCTTTGTTTGATTTCGGAAACCAGCATCAGCTCTATATACCTACACACTACGTGCAACGTAATTTCTTGCAAACACCTCTATTTACACAACATGCGGACTACTTAAAAGAGCAACACTATCTAATTGGCCACGGTGATGAAAACAGAAATCCACAAAACTAACCAAGATATGGCAGTTGACATAATAAATTCCATGCTGACAGCCCAAAGCGATGTTTTTTTGAACCCAACACCGTAGAACTGTATTAAAATGGTACAAACCCGAGAGGGGCCAAAGTTTGGCTTAAGGCTCAGCCAATGCCTGCTCTAGGAAAAGAAATCATGCTATTCCAAGTTATTGTTTAACCACAGAATGGAGCTTGATTCAAACTTATTCTTGATTCTATGTCGAAGGAGTCTCAAATCCTGTTTAAGATGAAATCTCCACGATTGAATGGTGTGAGGGAGAGACCTGAATATTTTCCCATTTCTTTGAATCCAGATGTTCCAACATCCCAAAATAACTATTTCAGCAGCAAAAGGTTTTGGTAAGCATCTCATTGCAAGAATGATGTCCTCATATACTGATGTTCCTCTCTGTCTGTCAGGGATTAGAGAATTCCAGCATTCCTGGGAAAAATTGCAGTCCCAAAGCAGATGCATGGTTGTCTCCTCTGCCTGTTGGTTGCAATTTGGGCAAAAAGGGTCATCTAGGTGCATTACTTTTCTACCAAGAAGTGCTCTAGTGTTGATTCTACAATGTGCCACCAGCCAGAAGAAAATTTTGTGCTTTAGCCTGCTAGAATTGCTCCAGATGATATGAAAAATTGGGTGCTCTTCTTTATGCTCCAGCATTTGGTTGTAGATATGAATAGCAGAAGTTTTTCCAACAGATCCCTTGATGGTCCAACTATCATTTCTATGGAGATGCAACTGTGGAACCAGTTCTGCCAGTTGATTAAATTGATCAAAAGCTTCTACTGACAAAAGGAGGTGGAAATGATCTGTCCAATCTTGGTTTTCCAAAAAGTGATGAACAGTTTGATCCTCATTGATAGCAAAGGAAGATAGATGTGGTAGAGCTTGTTGCAAAGTTGGATCTTGCCATTTTTCTTTCCAGAACGGAACAGAATGCCCTGATCCAATGGTGCAGCTGCTCAAAAGCTTAAATCTCTCCATGAGTGAGATGTGAGTATTCCACCAGAAGGAGCCCTCTGCCTTACCCCTTGGTGCCTCTGATTGATAATATTTCTCCCAAATGAGATTCACACAAGGGATATCTTCCTTGTTGAAGAACTTGAGAAGATTTTTCATGAGCAAAGCTTTATTGTGAAGAGCAATATCCAAAATGCCCAAGCCTCCATGTTTTTTTTGGCTGGCAGACTTTGGACCAGGCAATCAGGGGTGTATCTTGTTTGGGGGTTCCATTTTTCAAACATATAAGTTAATGCAAGGTGTATGTTGATTCGTTAAGACAATATGAAAATATCGGGTTCTTTTTAGAAGGGAGTGTACCCCCCATTCGACCTCTGCATCAACTATTCCACACAATCATTTCAACAAAAATATTGGTAAAATGTGATATAAAATTATTGAAATGGTTGTATGCATTAAAAGATGAATTattatttttggaaaaagaaaatgaaactccatgggcactagcacccacggtttattgatatagaagaagcatccctcatgagaattccagaaattcgtccccgacgtggatcgaactctggtcgttgggtttacaatcatgcgcccccAACCACTGGGCTATGCCCACGTCCTCTATTTTTGGAAAAAGGGAGTAATAAAGAAAAAGAAGTACTATTTCTATTGTCTAAAAGGTTGAAATTCTTCGGTACATTTACACAGGCAGATTGACCAGCCATAAATCTCTCACTTTTGTTGTTGTGGAAAGTAGTATACCTCACTGTAAACCACTGGCCGAGCTACCTTAGGGCAAAACCAGGCCATGGCCCGCCCAAGTTAGGAGCATTTCTTCCTACTGTTCACCTAGATCAGGATGTGAAACACCAGCCGAGAGACAATTTGCTTCAGCTTAGCCTGCCCAGCCCGCCCTGCTTTTTgtttcaagctccgccactgctgtAAACCCAACCATATTTAAGGAATTTAGCACCCCCAACACGTGCCCATATTTGAAACCAAGGTGACAAAAGTTATTTAAATCAATAAGTAAATAAAGCGCTCGTTGCCAAAAGGAAAGGCCCATTTGCTTTCGAACTAATCATTACTTTGGTTACACACGCAACACATGGTTACCGGCGGGACGCGGTAATGATTAATGCAAATGCAGGACCGTGTGGGCATTGTGGGGTTTTGTTATGTTGATTTGGTGATCATGCAACACTGCTGGGATTCAGGCATATATAATATCCTATTACAATCATAACAAATCTAGGCTACGTGATGTACCAACTCTGTGGGACACGGCCGGGATGCGCGATGATCCATGTCGACAGCTGCAGGTTCGCGGAAGGACTTGCTTTAATTATCGTATTACTCACTATTATGTCTTGTGGCATAGTTGCAAGCTGATGTGTCAAAACCCGCAAGCTTTTCACTCATACCAATAAAATGATAAACCCTTTGGTATTGAAAACTCATATTGTATTTCTTAAGAGCAAAGAAGAACATATATTGTATTTCTTACATTAAGAAATACAATATATGTTCTTCTTTGCTATTAAACTAGGAGTAAAGAAGAATAGCTCAATCATCTCGATCTATTAAGCAACTAGCCACCTTATATATTCACTTCATCTACTTTCTCGACTAATACTGAGAAGTCGAGAAAGAGAAAAGGTCAGTCGTCCTGTCATTGCTAGTATAAAGTAGGCAACTTCCGGATCACGATTGCACATAATTGAAAAAGATCCTCAAGAAGGCAAAACACTCCAGTTTAATCATGTAATACAAAAAAAAACATGCCACcacagaaaaaagagaaaaaaaaaccctACTACGACTCTACGAGTGCACCACAACGTTGAAGAAAATACAGCTAACCAGGAAAAGAAGGATTAATGTTTTTTTAGGGAAAAAAGGATTAGTGGTGAACGAATTAGAGATTAGAGAGGACCCACCCAACTCTGTCGAAGCCGTTGTATTTGTCTGCTTCTTCCAGCCAGGCCTTTTCACCTGCCCACGCCGGCCCGCCGGCAACTGCTCATGGAATCTGGAGAACGGCTTGACTTTGCGATTCAAATATCTTCATGATGTTCATCTAGTGTACGCTTTCCTAAAGAATTTGTTTAAATTCTCTATATATTTCTTTAGGTCAAGACCCATAATCTTCGACAACATATATTGTATTTCTTCTCATTTGACAACTGTGGTGTCGTCGCTTGCGTTAAGAGATGATTTAGTCACTGACCATCTCCTATTTTTAGGAGCattattgacccccccccccccccccccttttttttttagaaaaaaggaGCATTATTGACCTAGTACGGTGGAGCAGCTTAGCTACATTTGTGCTACTACGAAGATAACGAATGGACAGCAATTAATGCTCTCTAGCAAACCCTTTTGGTTTGACAGCGATATATTATATGCATGGTCAATTGTTCGTTTCCATGATTCACCGAAAACACACTCCTGAGTGCTTTACTACCTAGATCAGCTATACCAAAATATGGCGTGTGGGTAGGTATTTCACAGGGTGTATCCGCACGCTATAATTAAAAACAGAAATATTTATAGAGGTGTTGAAGCAGTACTAACTATGGTGACCTGTGAACCAACAACTTCTATGCCAAATATTTCTATTTAATTTTGGGTTCTTAAGAAAGAGAGGCTCACATTT from Triticum aestivum cultivar Chinese Spring chromosome 3B, IWGSC CS RefSeq v2.1, whole genome shotgun sequence includes these protein-coding regions:
- the LOC123069613 gene encoding peroxidase 72; translation: MATSMVCLAVLCLMSPLLLAGAVLGNPGYGGLFPHFYDHSCPKAKEIVHSIVAQAVARETRMAASLVRLHFHDCFVKGCDASVLLDNSTNIVSEKGSNPNKNSIRGFEVVDEIKVALETACPGTVSCADILALAARDSTILVGGPYWEVPLGRRDSLGASIQGSNNDIPAPNNTLPTIITKFKRLGLNIVDVVALSGGHTIGLSRCTSFRQRLYNQSGNGMADNTLDVSYAAQLRQGCPRSGGDDNLFPLDVVTSTKFDNFYFKNILAGRGLLSSDEVLLTKSAETAALVKAYANDVHLFFQHFAQSMVNMGNISPLTGSQGEIRKNCRRLNNFQ